A genomic stretch from Niallia sp. XMNu-256 includes:
- a CDS encoding HU family DNA-binding protein gives MNKTDLVKAVAKRAELTQKDATKAVDALFDTISNTLAQEEKIQLVGFGTFEVRERSARKGRNPQTGEEIEIAASKVPAFKPGKELKEAVK, from the coding sequence ATGAATAAAACAGATTTAGTAAAAGCTGTGGCAAAACGAGCTGAACTGACACAGAAAGATGCAACAAAAGCAGTTGATGCGTTATTTGATACCATTTCAAACACACTTGCTCAAGAAGAAAAAATTCAATTAGTTGGATTTGGTACGTTTGAAGTACGTGAACGTTCAGCACGTAAAGGTCGTAATCCACAAACCGGTGAAGAAATTGAGATTGCAGCTTCTAAAGTTCCGGCTTTTAAACCGGGAAAAGAATTAAAAGAAGCCGTTAAATAA
- a CDS encoding DUF6710 family protein — translation MLSFFKSKKVNTKSEENTKNEEDTKSEEHLQNYKNILFVATTILESDNPHRIYDLIYSLGKPYQFEVINMCIKGKPLSRDSAFCIEHLFFKNGNKHFQFKKTDETGNSINYTSCKKKTTIHPSDSLIFAFPWKTSRLLDAFNNIGEKVGDKWKQDPLNHKVVLIHPLNIGYVDNGNHSTVMNIINNEAPMYVTAELNLAPIYEELYTDGQYFRRIKDKQEVDKVASVEFAAIFEIGKLILRNKV, via the coding sequence ATGCTAAGTTTTTTTAAATCCAAAAAGGTAAATACTAAAAGTGAAGAAAATACTAAAAATGAAGAAGATACTAAAAGTGAGGAACATCTTCAAAATTATAAAAACATTTTATTCGTTGCTACTACAATATTAGAAAGTGATAACCCTCACCGTATATACGACCTTATTTATTCTTTAGGAAAACCGTACCAATTTGAAGTAATAAATATGTGTATTAAAGGAAAGCCTTTATCAAGAGATTCGGCTTTTTGTATTGAACATCTATTTTTCAAAAATGGCAATAAGCATTTTCAATTTAAAAAAACAGATGAAACAGGCAATTCTATAAATTATACTAGCTGCAAGAAAAAGACTACAATTCATCCCTCAGACTCTCTTATATTTGCTTTTCCTTGGAAAACAAGTCGCTTATTGGACGCGTTTAATAATATCGGTGAAAAGGTAGGAGATAAATGGAAACAGGACCCTTTGAATCATAAAGTTGTTCTTATTCACCCTTTGAATATTGGATATGTAGACAATGGAAACCATTCAACTGTAATGAATATTATTAATAATGAAGCGCCTATGTATGTTACGGCTGAATTAAATCTAGCACCTATTTATGAAGAATTATATACTGATGGACAATACTTTAGGAGAATAAAAGATAAGCAAGAAGTAGATAAAGTTGCATCTGTTGAGTTTGCTGCAATTTTTGAAATTGGGAAACTCATTTTAAGGAATAAAGTCTAA
- a CDS encoding class I SAM-dependent DNA methyltransferase, translated as MNNQTYNQIVSFIWSIADDCLRDVYVRGKYRDVILPMTVIRRLDAVLEPTKEAVLQMKDALDKAEVVNQTAALCNIAGQAFCNSSPFTLKDLKSRAKQQHLKADFIAYLDGFSPNVQEILEKFKFRNQIDTMIEADILGAVIEKFVSPKINLSPSPILDDNGEIQIPGLDNHTMGVIFEELIRKFNEENNEEAGEHFTPRDVVELMADITFLPVADKIKDAPYLVYDGACGTGGMLTIADERLHQLANEHNKSITTYLYGQEINPETYAITKADMLIKGEAIQDDQVAYGSTLSNDGFPTYNFDFMLSNPPYGKSWKTDLERLGGKSGIFDTRFIVSHAGEPEFKMIPRSSDGQMLFLANKISKMKHDTELGSRIVEVHNGSSLFTGDAGQGESNLRRYIIENDWLEAIIALPENMFYNTGIATYIWIVTNRKAPHRRGKVQLIDATELKNPLRKNLGNKNCEFTPEIRKKISDMLIDFEHNEQSMIFENEEFGYHKITVERPLRLSINLSKENLENFAIICEQQKEIDLMSVIYAVAEKFQYTTITNFNLFVKELSKIAAELNIKLPAKRLNLIKNSLALIDENAEKVIKKIHKPGKVVVNPLYGFFNTTIDDKQCVVEYEVDNNLRDTEQIPLLHEGGIEQFFKDEVLTFAPDAWIDESKIQIGYEINFSRYFYKPVKLRTLDEIKADIYKLEIEAEGLLEQVIGRRELC; from the coding sequence GTGAATAATCAAACATATAATCAAATTGTTAGTTTTATCTGGAGCATTGCAGATGATTGCCTTCGTGACGTTTATGTACGGGGTAAATATAGAGATGTAATTTTACCAATGACAGTTATTCGTCGACTTGATGCAGTTCTTGAGCCTACAAAAGAGGCAGTATTGCAGATGAAAGATGCATTGGATAAAGCAGAAGTAGTGAATCAGACAGCTGCACTCTGTAATATAGCAGGACAAGCTTTTTGTAATTCTTCACCTTTTACATTAAAAGACCTTAAGTCGAGAGCTAAACAACAACATCTTAAGGCTGATTTTATAGCATATTTGGATGGTTTCTCACCAAATGTGCAAGAAATACTCGAAAAGTTTAAATTTAGAAATCAAATCGACACGATGATTGAAGCAGACATTCTAGGTGCGGTTATTGAGAAGTTTGTAAGTCCTAAGATTAACCTGAGTCCTAGCCCAATCTTAGACGATAATGGTGAGATTCAAATTCCAGGGCTTGATAATCATACGATGGGGGTAATCTTCGAGGAACTTATCCGTAAATTTAACGAAGAAAACAATGAGGAAGCAGGAGAACACTTTACACCTCGTGATGTAGTTGAACTTATGGCAGATATTACGTTCTTACCAGTAGCAGATAAAATTAAAGATGCACCGTATCTTGTATATGATGGAGCTTGTGGAACGGGTGGTATGTTAACTATTGCAGATGAACGGTTACATCAATTAGCTAACGAGCATAACAAAAGTATTACTACTTATTTATATGGACAAGAGATTAATCCAGAAACGTATGCAATAACTAAAGCTGATATGCTCATTAAAGGTGAGGCTATACAGGATGACCAAGTTGCCTATGGTTCTACATTATCTAATGACGGATTTCCAACTTATAATTTTGATTTTATGTTATCAAATCCACCATACGGTAAGAGTTGGAAAACAGACTTAGAGCGTCTTGGGGGTAAATCAGGTATCTTTGACACTCGCTTTATTGTATCTCATGCAGGAGAGCCGGAATTTAAGATGATTCCACGCTCAAGTGATGGACAGATGTTATTCTTGGCAAACAAAATAAGCAAAATGAAACATGATACAGAACTTGGTAGTCGGATTGTGGAAGTCCATAATGGTTCTTCACTTTTTACAGGTGATGCAGGGCAAGGTGAAAGTAATCTTAGAAGATACATTATTGAAAACGATTGGCTTGAAGCGATTATCGCATTACCTGAAAATATGTTTTACAACACAGGTATTGCAACTTATATCTGGATTGTTACTAATAGGAAAGCACCACATAGACGAGGAAAAGTTCAACTAATAGATGCAACAGAGCTAAAGAATCCACTTAGAAAGAACTTGGGTAACAAGAACTGTGAATTTACACCTGAAATTAGAAAGAAGATTTCGGACATGCTCATCGACTTTGAACACAATGAGCAGTCTATGATATTTGAAAACGAAGAGTTTGGTTACCATAAGATTACAGTTGAAAGACCTTTACGTTTAAGTATAAATCTATCAAAAGAAAACCTAGAAAACTTTGCGATAATCTGTGAGCAGCAAAAAGAAATAGATTTAATGTCTGTTATTTATGCAGTAGCTGAGAAATTCCAATACACTACAATTACTAACTTTAACTTGTTCGTAAAGGAATTAAGTAAGATAGCAGCTGAATTAAATATAAAGCTACCAGCTAAGAGGTTAAATCTTATAAAAAATAGTCTAGCTCTTATTGATGAGAATGCAGAAAAAGTAATCAAAAAAATACACAAGCCAGGGAAAGTAGTAGTAAATCCACTATACGGCTTTTTTAATACAACGATTGATGATAAGCAATGTGTTGTGGAGTATGAGGTTGATAACAATTTAAGAGATACGGAACAAATACCTCTACTTCATGAAGGTGGTATTGAGCAATTTTTCAAAGATGAAGTATTAACTTTCGCACCAGATGCATGGATTGATGAAAGTAAAATACAGATAGGTTATGAAATTAACTTTTCAAGATACTTTTACAAACCAGTAAAACTTCGTACACTCGATGAAATTAAAGCAGATATTTATAAACTTGAGATTGAAGCTGAAGGATTATTAGAGCAGGTAATAGGAAGGAGAGAGTTATGCTAG
- a CDS encoding restriction endonuclease subunit S, with protein sequence MLENLSTYLEYKDSGHPSFGQIPKHWKLLRNGQIFSQRNQTGFPDLPILEVSLKTGVRVRNFENSKRKQVMSDREKYKRALNGDIAYNMMRMWQGAVGVAPVDGLVSPAYVVASPLSEVDSRYYSYLFRTQTYMNEVKKYSHGIVADRNRLYWDEFKQIPSLFPPSNEQKKISDFLDYYSRKVSRLVRIKKRQAELLRELKEAIITSAVTRGVNSEVRLKPSGVAWLGDIPEHWEPMRVKNCIDSVANGTWGEDPNEGNAVNHLICVRVADFDRDHLSVSKEKLTVRSVEKSKNLSRILKKGDLLIEKSGGGDKQPVGRVVLFNEDYVAVCSNFITKVSVDSELIKSEYLLLYLHALNLLRLTLPHITQTTGIQNLNEKSYFNTIIALPPLEEQQAIVKSINQKVDVLNKSIRSINKEIDLITEYHTSLISDVITGKIDVRDFAVDEIYEDELDPTDLDEELVDETEGVEDIEECEG encoded by the coding sequence ATGCTAGAGAACCTTTCCACTTATTTAGAGTATAAAGATTCTGGTCATCCTTCATTTGGACAAATCCCAAAACATTGGAAACTCCTTAGGAATGGTCAAATCTTCTCACAGCGAAATCAGACAGGCTTTCCAGATTTACCGATTTTGGAGGTATCTTTGAAGACAGGGGTTCGTGTGAGGAACTTTGAAAATTCGAAGCGAAAGCAAGTCATGAGTGATCGTGAAAAATACAAACGTGCACTCAATGGAGATATTGCTTACAATATGATGAGGATGTGGCAAGGAGCTGTTGGGGTTGCTCCTGTTGATGGTTTAGTAAGTCCGGCATATGTAGTTGCGAGTCCATTATCAGAAGTAGACAGTCGATATTATTCATACCTGTTTCGAACTCAAACCTACATGAATGAAGTAAAAAAATATTCACATGGAATAGTTGCAGATCGAAACAGGCTATATTGGGATGAGTTTAAGCAAATACCGTCATTATTTCCACCAAGTAATGAACAGAAGAAAATCTCCGATTTTTTAGATTACTATAGTAGAAAGGTTTCCCGACTTGTTCGGATTAAGAAAAGACAGGCCGAGTTACTAAGAGAATTAAAAGAAGCTATTATAACCAGTGCAGTAACACGAGGAGTAAATTCTGAAGTGCGGCTAAAGCCTTCTGGTGTTGCTTGGCTTGGAGATATTCCAGAGCATTGGGAACCAATGCGTGTAAAAAATTGTATTGATAGTGTTGCTAACGGCACTTGGGGAGAAGATCCCAACGAGGGGAATGCAGTTAATCATTTAATTTGTGTAAGAGTTGCGGATTTCGATAGGGACCATTTATCTGTTTCTAAAGAAAAACTCACGGTTAGAAGTGTAGAAAAAAGCAAAAATCTCAGTCGTATTCTAAAAAAGGGAGACTTGTTAATTGAAAAATCAGGTGGTGGTGATAAACAACCAGTTGGTCGAGTAGTATTGTTTAACGAAGATTATGTCGCTGTTTGTTCTAATTTTATAACCAAAGTTAGTGTGGATTCTGAGCTTATTAAAAGCGAGTACCTTTTGCTTTATCTTCATGCTTTAAATCTTTTAAGGCTCACTTTACCACATATTACACAGACAACAGGTATACAAAATCTAAATGAAAAAAGTTATTTTAATACCATTATTGCTTTACCTCCACTTGAAGAGCAACAGGCTATTGTTAAAAGTATTAATCAAAAAGTGGATGTTTTAAATAAAAGTATAAGAAGTATTAATAAAGAAATTGACCTGATCACTGAGTACCATACCAGTCTAATTTCTGATGTGATAACAGGTAAAATAGATGTACGGGACTTTGCCGTGGATGAGATATATGAAGACGAACTAGATCCTACAGATCTTGATGAAGAATTAGTTGATGAAACCGAGGGAGTTGAAGATATCGAGGAGTGTGAGGGATAA
- a CDS encoding DUF6731 family protein, which produces MARAIRFDYFKVYASQYNEQEEIMDERVCDLTNVLTQAQAIPTRERVYRVGNDQARLQDIQQKNNKWEMHFVRIRKDGFPIKTNDDGTFGFFDDLGEDEGFGEEVSVLYDPTNCVIMIRRNMHSLSPSAIANYFTDVVNDPSFTVFFKPLVHPRAMELLKKDHLIRGAEVSIADVKNALPTTKRSLGQIISGANDLNESVGVTFKISIQPKGSKKNSRLPVYEELEDMASDPNVSKIEVRKKANENAKVETVDLIQHRLYDFHNFSGNDISPESRNILHTTVVNRMQILYRTRIDDINNTYV; this is translated from the coding sequence TTGGCAAGGGCTATTAGATTTGATTATTTTAAGGTTTATGCAAGTCAATATAATGAGCAAGAAGAAATAATGGATGAAAGAGTTTGTGATTTGACTAATGTTTTAACACAAGCCCAGGCAATTCCTACAAGAGAAAGAGTATATAGAGTTGGAAATGACCAAGCCAGATTACAAGATATTCAACAGAAAAATAATAAATGGGAAATGCACTTTGTTCGAATAAGAAAAGATGGATTCCCAATCAAAACAAATGATGATGGAACCTTTGGTTTCTTTGACGATTTAGGCGAGGATGAGGGCTTTGGTGAGGAAGTTTCTGTACTATATGATCCAACTAATTGCGTAATAATGATACGGAGAAATATGCACAGTTTATCACCATCTGCAATAGCAAATTATTTTACTGATGTTGTAAATGACCCTAGTTTTACAGTTTTCTTTAAACCATTAGTTCACCCTAGAGCAATGGAGCTTTTAAAAAAAGACCACTTGATAAGAGGTGCTGAAGTTTCTATTGCAGATGTAAAGAATGCCTTACCTACAACAAAAAGGTCACTTGGTCAAATCATTAGTGGGGCAAATGATTTGAATGAATCGGTTGGGGTAACCTTCAAAATAAGTATTCAACCAAAGGGCTCTAAGAAAAATAGTCGTTTACCAGTTTACGAAGAACTTGAGGATATGGCAAGTGACCCTAATGTTAGTAAAATTGAAGTTCGAAAAAAGGCTAATGAAAATGCTAAGGTGGAAACAGTTGATTTAATTCAGCATAGACTATATGATTTCCATAATTTCTCTGGAAATGACATAAGTCCTGAATCGAGAAATATATTACATACTACGGTTGTAAATAGAATGCAAATACTTTACAGAACAAGGATAGATGATATAAATAATACCTACGTGTAA
- a CDS encoding M14 family zinc carboxypeptidase codes for MNLSIFKKTSILTAVLLLVCSSLAFASTNPGGPSTKGQTNISSTLSYDEVIKILGDIEQSSKGKVEVFTLDQYGKSEAGRSIYAAKVGTGAKKIWIQAQIHGNEKLVTEAALDLLKTYASNKSKDVQKVLAESTLYFIPMYNPDGAEMNTRGTKIMATGKSLDLNRDWTLDGGFAAKESQAVYAYWADVKPDFAIDLHHQGIKQVYGTNEATSFSLGVSLAPNGPTLPAYKNYNDETRQMLAYVYDNLEGYGYTHIDRYQIVDSAKQAGYDIDIKGGVVSAMMMGLNYNGLNPDHHSHPAVFFETKGNTTDGSLGQKSNGYLTKQNYLALKSLVYGYVTGEVYKVDPNHWNDIPAYPLAGYWTDYNGIVPIGESGY; via the coding sequence ATGAATTTATCCATTTTTAAAAAGACTAGTATTTTAACGGCAGTATTGCTGCTGGTATGCTCATCCCTTGCTTTTGCCTCAACAAATCCTGGCGGTCCATCAACAAAAGGACAAACAAATATTAGTTCAACTTTGTCGTATGACGAAGTGATAAAGATTCTAGGTGATATTGAACAATCCAGCAAGGGAAAAGTGGAAGTTTTCACTTTAGATCAATACGGTAAATCTGAAGCAGGCCGAAGCATTTATGCAGCAAAAGTTGGAACGGGCGCAAAAAAGATTTGGATTCAGGCCCAAATACATGGAAATGAAAAGTTAGTGACTGAGGCGGCTCTTGACTTATTGAAGACGTATGCAAGCAACAAATCAAAAGATGTTCAAAAAGTCTTGGCGGAATCTACCCTGTATTTTATCCCAATGTATAACCCGGACGGGGCGGAGATGAATACCCGTGGAACTAAAATTATGGCGACCGGCAAGTCCCTAGACTTAAATCGCGACTGGACGCTTGATGGGGGCTTTGCCGCAAAGGAATCACAAGCGGTATACGCATACTGGGCAGATGTAAAGCCAGACTTTGCTATAGACTTGCATCATCAAGGAATCAAGCAAGTGTATGGAACCAATGAAGCTACATCCTTCTCTCTTGGAGTGTCACTTGCTCCAAATGGACCAACATTACCAGCATACAAAAACTACAATGATGAAACGCGGCAAATGCTTGCGTATGTGTACGATAATTTGGAAGGATACGGATATACTCATATTGATCGCTATCAAATTGTCGACTCCGCTAAACAAGCAGGGTACGATATTGATATTAAAGGCGGTGTGGTATCGGCAATGATGATGGGATTAAACTATAACGGATTAAACCCTGACCACCACAGCCATCCTGCCGTTTTCTTTGAGACAAAAGGAAATACAACTGACGGAAGTTTAGGTCAAAAATCTAATGGTTATTTAACTAAACAAAATTACCTGGCGTTGAAATCTTTAGTTTATGGCTACGTGACAGGGGAAGTCTATAAGGTAGATCCAAACCACTGGAATGACATACCAGCATATCCGCTAGCGGGTTATTGGACAGATTATAATGGAATTGTTCCAATCGGAGAGTCAGGATATTAA
- a CDS encoding YHYH domain-containing protein: MRKRFISLSSTLCCLVLLLMPLSANAHSGRTDSSGGHNCSDKSIAKGLCTGYHYHNGGSESSGGSSSDTSSSGNTTPSTPTVAPEPKPKPKPVIDEKQVQADQHYKTANELFNNGDYQGTINELEKIYELGKNGSQTDSLVQNSLNRIYGLAETAVSEKDYTTAKKHLSYIQNYNRSSEQIKQTANTLLKQININEKVGDLVSKATIAKNENDYEQTLKFIQEAQEVKDSEEVKNLYNETIESLTNDAKTAYQKKEYKKAKSFYNLLVSVTSTPELKAQYQTMIQQIQDEQLLQESFGIEVTDSEGNSLFNHLMQEENETPYSENVVHKLKSSLVEEAEDVMNFIFNINIKQLFKGGQKDAA, encoded by the coding sequence ATGAGAAAACGTTTCATATCTTTAAGTAGTACTCTTTGCTGTTTAGTTCTTCTACTAATGCCATTATCAGCAAATGCCCACTCAGGTAGAACAGATAGTAGTGGGGGACACAATTGCTCAGATAAATCCATAGCTAAAGGTCTTTGCACAGGATATCATTATCATAATGGAGGAAGTGAGAGTAGCGGTGGAAGTAGTTCAGATACGTCTAGCAGCGGAAATACAACGCCATCAACTCCTACAGTTGCACCTGAACCTAAACCTAAACCTAAGCCAGTAATAGATGAAAAACAAGTACAGGCTGATCAACATTATAAAACTGCAAATGAACTATTTAACAATGGTGATTACCAAGGAACTATAAATGAATTAGAAAAGATTTATGAGTTAGGGAAAAATGGTAGTCAAACAGATTCTCTCGTTCAAAACTCTCTGAACAGAATCTATGGATTAGCAGAAACTGCAGTTAGCGAGAAAGATTATACAACAGCAAAGAAACATTTATCATATATCCAAAATTACAATCGTTCCAGTGAACAAATTAAACAAACCGCTAATACATTGTTGAAACAAATCAATATTAATGAGAAAGTTGGAGACCTAGTATCTAAGGCTACCATTGCTAAAAATGAAAATGATTATGAACAAACCTTAAAATTTATCCAAGAAGCACAGGAAGTTAAAGATTCAGAAGAGGTAAAAAATTTGTACAATGAGACTATTGAGTCATTAACTAATGATGCAAAAACAGCTTACCAGAAAAAAGAATATAAAAAGGCAAAGAGTTTTTACAATTTATTGGTTAGTGTCACATCAACCCCAGAATTAAAGGCTCAGTACCAAACCATGATACAGCAAATACAAGATGAGCAGTTACTTCAAGAAAGTTTTGGAATTGAAGTTACAGATTCTGAAGGAAATTCTCTCTTTAATCATTTAATGCAGGAAGAAAATGAAACACCATATAGTGAGAATGTAGTGCATAAACTTAAATCTTCTTTAGTAGAAGAGGCAGAAGATGTGATGAATTTTATTTTTAATATTAATATTAAACAATTGTTTAAAGGAGGTCAGAAAGATGCAGCCTGA
- a CDS encoding DUF4236 domain-containing protein, with translation MGLRFRKSFKIAPGIRLNVSNKSTGLSFGGKGLRYSINSNGRRTTSVGIPGTGLSYVSSNSSGRSYKTKAYQTRQSLKTQEKMILKEQEKERAKYEVKIFENQCELVKSIHQECDDEVDWKKIINSQPPHQLEEVGLNQKRAIRDYENYKPKFFEWLFKREEQAYDRLSKQIEQAKVEDEKKYKEWEELVELAKNVLVGDIDTYFKVIEEMNPLDDLSEFGSGFEFSTDDPSFMEIAFEVHSEKVIPKEEKKLTKTGKLSIKQMTKTQYYELLQDYVCSCILRIARDLFALLPLKTVIIHAYDELLNTVTGHEEQKLILSIKIDREILTRLNFESIDCSNSMNNFPHNMNFRKTKGFDSVEKIAPTE, from the coding sequence ATGGGATTACGTTTCCGAAAAAGCTTTAAAATTGCCCCTGGGATTCGTCTAAATGTCAGTAACAAAAGTACTGGTCTTAGTTTTGGAGGGAAAGGTCTACGTTACAGCATTAATAGTAATGGCAGACGAACTACAAGTGTAGGTATTCCAGGAACAGGTCTTTCATATGTTTCATCAAACTCATCTGGCAGATCCTATAAAACAAAAGCCTATCAAACTCGTCAAAGTTTGAAGACTCAAGAAAAAATGATATTAAAAGAACAGGAAAAAGAACGTGCAAAATATGAAGTTAAAATATTTGAAAATCAATGTGAATTAGTTAAATCAATCCATCAAGAGTGCGATGATGAAGTAGACTGGAAAAAAATTATAAATAGTCAACCTCCCCATCAACTTGAAGAGGTTGGTTTAAATCAAAAAAGGGCAATAAGAGACTATGAAAATTACAAGCCAAAATTTTTTGAATGGTTATTTAAAAGAGAAGAGCAAGCTTATGATCGATTATCAAAGCAAATTGAGCAAGCTAAAGTTGAAGACGAAAAAAAATATAAAGAATGGGAGGAACTTGTAGAGTTAGCAAAAAATGTGCTAGTTGGTGATATCGATACTTATTTCAAAGTTATTGAAGAAATGAACCCATTAGATGACTTAAGTGAATTTGGTAGTGGTTTTGAGTTTTCAACAGACGACCCATCATTTATGGAAATCGCATTCGAAGTTCATTCTGAAAAAGTCATACCTAAAGAGGAAAAGAAATTAACGAAAACAGGTAAACTATCAATTAAGCAAATGACTAAAACTCAATATTATGAACTACTACAAGATTATGTCTGTAGCTGCATTCTTCGAATTGCTAGAGATTTATTCGCATTACTCCCATTAAAAACAGTTATCATTCATGCGTATGACGAGCTGCTTAATACCGTAACAGGTCACGAAGAACAAAAGTTAATTCTTTCTATTAAAATTGATCGAGAAATCTTAACTAGGTTAAACTTTGAAAGCATTGATTGTTCCAACTCTATGAATAACTTTCCACATAATATGAACTTTAGAAAAACAAAGGGTTTTGATTCAGTCGAGAAAATTGCTCCTACGGAATAG
- a CDS encoding arylamine N-acetyltransferase, protein MNELNALFRKRIGIPENESIPFEALDNVLEKTAKSIPFENLCIIENKTNDITKENLINKILVKKEGGLCYELNSIFYFFLIENGFNSVLARGVIYENAIQEFLILGRTHVTILITHQKQTYLIDTGFGGNLPLKPVPLTGETITSNNGDFRIRKLESEHGDYVLEMKLKHKDTDWKIGYAFDSKKPIIDVSEFNDIQTIIAEHQESPFNKKPLITRLTTRGSLTLTNNSFTQWIDGIVTKEKIDNARFKELLKQHFGV, encoded by the coding sequence ATGAATGAACTGAATGCTTTATTTCGTAAAAGAATCGGTATTCCAGAAAACGAGAGTATTCCATTTGAAGCGTTGGATAACGTTCTTGAAAAAACAGCAAAAAGCATCCCTTTTGAAAATTTATGTATTATTGAAAATAAAACAAATGATATCACTAAAGAAAACTTAATCAATAAAATACTAGTCAAAAAAGAAGGTGGTCTTTGTTATGAATTAAATTCGATTTTCTATTTCTTCTTAATCGAAAATGGTTTTAACTCAGTCCTAGCACGCGGAGTTATTTACGAAAATGCTATTCAAGAGTTTCTAATACTTGGAAGAACTCATGTAACTATTCTTATAACTCACCAGAAACAAACATACTTAATAGATACAGGCTTTGGAGGGAATTTGCCATTAAAACCTGTTCCTTTAACCGGGGAAACCATAACCTCTAATAATGGTGATTTTCGGATTAGAAAATTGGAAAGTGAACATGGAGACTATGTTCTTGAAATGAAATTGAAACATAAGGATACAGATTGGAAAATAGGATATGCCTTCGATTCCAAGAAACCTATAATCGATGTATCGGAATTTAATGATATCCAAACTATCATCGCCGAACACCAAGAATCTCCATTTAACAAAAAACCTTTAATCACACGACTTACAACTAGAGGAAGTTTAACATTAACAAATAATTCATTTACACAGTGGATTGATGGAATAGTTACAAAAGAGAAAATTGACAACGCGAGGTTCAAAGAGCTATTGAAACAGCATTTTGGGGTATAA